A DNA window from Anastrepha ludens isolate Willacy chromosome 6, idAnaLude1.1, whole genome shotgun sequence contains the following coding sequences:
- the LOC128865961 gene encoding superoxide dismutase [Mn], mitochondrial — MFALTRTASNAAKAAVRCKHDLPKLPYDYAALEPIICREIMELHHQKHHQTYVNNLNAAEEQLAEAQKNCDVTKIISLAPALRFNGGGHINHSIFWHNLSPEKSSPSNELKCAIEAQFGSVDAMKKELTAITVAVQGSGWGWLGYNKKTNKLQLAALPNQDPLEGSTGLVPLFGIDVWEHAYYLQYKNVRPSYVEAIWDIANWKDISNRFAAAAKK, encoded by the exons ATGTTCGCATTGACACGTACTGCTTCAAACGCCGCAAA AGCGGCCGTGCGTTGTAAGCATGATTTGCCGAAGCTGCCATACGATTATGCCGCTTTGGAACCAATCATCTGCCGTGAAATCATGGAGTTGCACCATCAGAAGCATCACCAAACATATGTGAATAATttgaatgctgctgaagagCAGTTAGCTGAAGCACAGAAAAACTGTGATGTGACTAAGATCATTTCGCTCGCACCTGCGCTGCGTTTTAATGGTGGCGGCCATATTAACCACTCGATTTTCTGGCATAATTTGTCACCGGAGAAATCAAGTCCTTCGAATGAGCTTAAATGTGCTATTGAAGCACAATTCGGCAGCGtagatgcgatgaagaaagAGTTAACTGCAATTACTGTAGCAGTTCAAGGCTCTGGCTGGGGATGGTTGGGTTACAATAAGAAAACCAACAAGTTGCAGTTGGCTGCTTTACCCAATCAAGATCCATTGGAGGGCAGTACTG GTCTCGTGCCACTATTTGGCATTGACGTTTGGGAACATGCCTACTACTTGCAATACAAAAATGTGCGCCCATCCTATGTTGAAGCCATCTGGGATATTGCCAACTGGAAGGATATCTCCAATCGTTTCGCTGCTGCTGCTAAGAAGTAA